TTCGGCTGGACCTGGTTTGTCTCTGGACGACCGACACGCTCCGGCCGCGGCGGCCTGACGTGGATGACGAGCTGGGGCGCGCTCTGTTTGCGGTGCGCACGGTTTGGAATGTGGTTCCGGAGATTCATCGGCACCTGGAGCGGGCGTTGGACGCGGAGCGGCCGGTGATTGACGCGACGGGGCATCGGCCGGTGCGGTCGGTGCTGCGGTTTGGGAACTGGATTGGCGGGGATCGGGATGGGAACCCGTCGGTGACGGTTGATGTGACGGCGGGGACGCTGCTGCGGCTGCATCGGGCGGCGATTCAGCTTCATCTTAAAGCCTGCCAGGACCTTCATTTGCGCTTGACGCTATCGCGTCATCGGGTGGGTCGGACGACGCCTGAGGGGGCGAGGCTGGAGACGGCGATCGCGCGGGCGGCGGCGCGGTGGCCGCGGCTGCGGTCGCGGATCGGGGATGTGCATGATGACGAGCTGCTGCGGCAGTGGATGACGGTGGTGCGGTACCGGCTCAAGCGCACAACTGATTCTGAGCGAGGGGCTTACGGCTCGGCGCAGGAGCTGGCGGCGGACCTGAGGCTGGTGGAGCGATACCTGCGGTCGCTGGGGTATGACGACCTGGCGGATGCTGAGCTGCGTGACTGGCAGGTGCGGGTGGCGACGTTCGGGCTGCACCTGCTTCGGCTGGATGTGCGGGAGAACTCGGATTCGCTGCGGGCGGCGATCAACGAGTTGTTGAAGGCGGAGCGTGACGCGGGGGTTGTGCGCGTGGCTGAGGGGGGTGGGATCGAGACGATGAGCGAGGCGGAACGGATTGCGTATCTTACGCAACCCATGACCATGGATCGGGTTGCGGCGATGCAGGCGGCGACGCTGAGTGAGCCGACGCACGATCTGGTGGAGTCGTTCCGGGTGTTGCAGCGGACTGCGCGGACGCGGGGCGAGGCCCCGCTGGGGATGCAGATCATCTCGATGACGCACGAGCCGAGTGATGCTCTGGCGATGCTTTACCTGTCGCGGCTGGGGGCGGCGCTGGATTCCGGGGCGTCGGGGCGGTTGTACCCGCAGCCGATTGTGCCCTTGCTGGAGACGGTGGACGATCTGGATCACGGGCCGGAGATCCTTGATCAGTTGCTGTCGAATCCGGCATACCTTGCGCATGTGGAGGCGACGGGCGGGGAGCAGGTGGTGATGGTGGGGTACTCGGATTCGGCGAAGGATGGGGGGTATCTGAGTTCGAACTGGTCGTTACATCATGCTCAGCAACAGCTTGCGGAGATCGCGGACCGGCATGGGATCAAGCTGCGGGTCTTTCACGGGCGAGGCGGGGCGCTGGGCCGGGGCGGGGGTCCGGCGGCGCGGGCGATTGCGAGTCTGCCTTCTTCAGCGTTGCGTGGCCGGTTGCGGATGACGGAGCAGGGCGAGGTGTTGGCGGAGCGGTACGACGATCCGGCGGTGGCGGACCGGCATCTGGAGCAGGTGCTTTCGGCGACGCTGTTGGCGTCGGCGGCGCACGATCAGAAGATCCCTGCGGAATGGCCGGGGATCGTGCAGCGGATGTCGGATGCGAGTCGGGGGGCGTATCGGGAACTGATTGAGCAGGAAGGGTTTGTGGCGTATTTCCGGAGTGCTACGCCTATTTCGGCGATCGAGCAGATGCCGATCGGGTCGCGGCCGAGTCGGCGGACGGCGCAGACGACGCTGAGTGATCTGCGGGCGATCCCGTACACGTTTGCGTGGACGCAGAGCCGGCAGTTGCTCAACGCGTTCTTCGGGTTTGGCAGCGGCTATAAGGCCTTGTCGGATCAGGAGAAGGATGAGGTTGCGGAGATGTATGTGCGGTGGCCGTTTTTCACGGCGTTGGTGGACAATGCGGAGCTGGCACTGGCGAAGTGCGACCCGGAGATCGCGCGGTTTTATGCGTCGCTAGGGGAGAGCCCTGATCGTAACCTCAGTATTTGGGGGATGATACGGGATGAGGTGGCGGTGTCGACGGAGGCGGTGCTGGGGATCACGGGTCGGGGCGGGTTGCTGGAGGGTACGCCTTGGTTGCAGCGGATGATCCGGGTGCGGAACCCGTATGTAGACGCGCTTAACTTCATTCAGGTGGACCTGTTACGGCGTCAGCGGGCGGTCGTGGCGGCGGGCGGCGACCCGACGGAGGAGACGGCGGAGAACCGGGACCTGCAGCTGGCGGTGCGGCTGTCGATCCAGGCGATCGCGTCGGGGCTGCGGAATACGGGCTAGTTCTCGCCATCAAGCCACCCTTTGGACGTGTTTTTTGGTCGGTTTTGGGGCGTTTGGCGACCGGACTCGTCAATCAAACGTGGTTTGAGGGGGTCAAAGTGCGGTGGAATGTGCGCACGCGGGCCTGTGGCCCGCGTAGAGAGTTGAGACAAGAGAGTAGAGAGTTCAGGGGAGGGTTTGGGTCAGCGGCGGCGGAGCAGGGCTGGTGCGGCGAGGGCGAGGAGGGTGGCGGAGGTGGGGGTGGGGATGATGGCGACCCAGCCTTCCAGGTTGCCGTTTGGGTTGAAGCCCTGACCGGCGAAGACGGTGCCATCGTTTGAGAGGGCTAACACGCTCGACAGCTGCCATCCCTGGAGGTCCAGGTTGTGCTGGGACGCGAGCCAGGCATCCATGCGGTAGAGGGTGGTGTCGAGCCAGATGATTGCACCGTTTGGGTCGTAACCCACGATGATCGATCCATCCGCTGAGACGTCTGTTGCTCTGGTGTCCGAGCTTGTTCGAGGCAGACGAGATAGGCCGCCTTCGGGTGTGGATGTGAAGGCTATGCCGAAGCTGCCTTGACTTTCGCCTACAAACAGGCTCCCATCATCGGTCATGCCCAGGGTGTTTCCTCTTTCTGGTCGTTCGCTCAGGTCCAAGGGGTGGAGTTTGAGGTCAGCGTCCCAGTAGACGGGGCCTTGCGATTGGCTTGGATTGACCCCGCCGGCGATGATTGATCCGTCGAAGCTGACGGCTCTTGCTGCTGCGAAGAGTCTGTTTCCGTTGCCGTCGTCGAGTTCGATGGCTCCTGTTTCGGAGGTCCACTTGAAGGCGCGAGAGGATGAGATTCCAACGACTGTTCGTCCGTCGCCTGATACGTCCTGGGCACTCGAGTTTGAGCCGCCGATTAGATTGATTCTGTGGAACCCATCGGTTCTGGACCACCTGTAGGCTGATGTGTCGGCCCTGCCCACGATGACGGAGCCATCGTGGCTTGTGGCGGTTGCGATGCTCGTCGCTGCATCGGTGGAGGTGAGGAATGTTTCGAGGCCGTTCTTGAGTGTCCATCGGACGGCCTGAGAGCCAGCGGAGCCTTCGCTGGAGCCGACTGCGGTTCGCCCGTCTCCGCTGAGTCCGTTGATGGTGCTTCTGGTGTCCCCGCCCTCGAGGTCACCGATGCCGTAGAAGCCGTTTTGGGCCACGCAGAGGCTGGTGGAACCGCATAGAAGCAGTAGCCCCATGGCTGCTGAGCGTACGATAAGCATGTCTTTCTCCTCCGGTTAAGACTAGTATTTTATAAGGGTTTTTTGCATCTCCAAATCTATTTGCAGCGGGCAGATGGGATTGTGGTTTGCTGGCCTGTAAGAAACTTGGGCCTCGTGGAGGCGGCGATTGTGGTCCGGGGGCTGGCTTTGTCAGACTTCGGTCACTCGACAATGTTTGGCGGTGGCCCTGCTTCGCTCGCTGGCGCGAGCGTCGCAGGGTTGGGGGGGGGGTGTGTTGGGTCAGCGGTGGCGGCGGAGGAGGGCGGGAGTGAGTAGGGCGAGGACGGTGGCGGAGGCCGGGGTTGGGATGGGTAGGCCGTTGCCGGTGTTGAAGTTGGTGGCGAGGATGGAGAGGTCGATGAGGTCGACGATGTTGTCGCCGTTGAAGTTTCCGCCTGCCCAGGTGGCGGGTTGTCCGAAGTTGGCGGCGAGGTTGGAGAGGTCGGTGAGGTCGACGGTGAGGTCGAGGTTGGTGTCGCCTGGGATCAGTGAGTCGATTGTGAATACGACCGTGCCGCTGGTGGCTAAGTTCGTGATATCAAAGTTCCCGATAGGGGTGTTGGTGGTGATCTGATCGAACCAGCCGGAGGTATTTGCGTAGGTCCAATCGAAGAGATGGAAGGTGGTGTTGTTGAGTGCCAGGAGGTCGTTGATCGTGAGGCTGCTATCGATTTCGAGGCTTAGGGTTCCGTTGAGGGAGACGTGTGTCTCTGGTTCTTCAAAGTTGATTGTCGAGCCCCATTCGTTGTCTTCGAAGACCATCCTGAGGGTGGAACCCTGCAGCATCGTTAGCTGCTGGACGATGGTGATTGGGACCGGCTGCCCGCTGGGATCGGGCTGGTAATCCCATATGCGAAGAGAGGCATCGATATCGATGGTCAGTCCATCGATCTGTCCGTCGGGGAAGATGAGATTGTTGATATTTGAAGGGTAGACAAGAGGGTGATTCCACCAGTCATCAGGTCGAACCAGTTGCTCGCGGGTGATGTTGCGGGCGCCGCGCAGGTCGGTGCCCTGCATGATCGTGTCGCGCAGGTTGACGCCGTCGAGGTCGGCGTTTGCGAGGTTGGCGTTGGTCAGCGAGGCGATCTGAAAGTTGGCTCGGGACAGGTTCTGTCGGGCGAGGTTGGCGTCGGACAGGTCCGCTGCGATGAAGGAGACATCCTGCAGGTCACGAACCTTGTAGCTGCTGGTGCTCTCGAGCATCTGGACCGTGAAGCCGACCGTATGATCGAATCGCGCACCCCGGATGATCGCGTCTGTGAAATCTGCATCTGTCAGATCGTTGCGGAGGAAGTTGACTTCGGTCAGATTCGTGTTGCGGAAGGAGGCGTTGTTGCGTGGGGCGTGCTCATACCGCAAGGATCCGCCGAGGTCGGCTCGTGTCAGGTTTGCGTGGCTGAAGTTGGCGTCTGTCAGGACTGATTGGAAGGACGATATGCTGCCGGCCCTGAGGCTGGCGTCGGTGAGGTTCTGGCCGCTGAAGTCCCATCCTGTGAGATCGTTGCCGTCCAGGTTGAGGCTCGACAGGTTGGTGTTCTGATAGCTCTGCGTGCTCTGGAGCATGGCCTGCGTGAGGCTGTTCTGCTGCATGTTGGAGAAGCGTGCGCCTGTGATGATGGCCCCTGACATGCTTGCTGCGGAGATCTTTGCGTTGTTGAAGTCTGTGTTCGATAGGTCGGCGTTGTCAAAGTTAGCGCCAGTCGTATCTGAGTTCGAAAGATTAGCATTGGCTAAGTTCTGATTAGAGAAGTCCCAACCGGGCATATCCAGCAGATGTAAAACTATGCCTGTGAGATTCTGGTTCTGGTAGCTCGCTGTGCTTTGCAGCGTTGAAAACTGGAAGTTGCTGACGCGTTGGAAGTTGGCACCCACGATCGTGGATCCCGCGAAAGTCGAACCCAGCAGGTCGGAGGCGCCAAAGTAAGCGTTGGTCAGATTGAGATTGTTGAAGTCCCAGTAGTGAAGCTTGATCGATCCGAGGATGGTTCCTGTGAGGTCGCCGTCCTGGAAGCTCCGGGTGCTCTGGAGCATTTGGTAGGTGAGACCGGTTACTTGAGAAAAGTCGGCATGTGTGACGTTCGTGTCGGTGAGATTCGCGCCAGTCAGATTCGCGCGGTCAAAACGTGCATCAGTCAGGTCTGAGCCATAGAAATCGGTGTTGGTCAGGTTGGCTCGGACTAAGTAGGTTCTGACCAGCTGGGCATTGCGGACAGTGGAGTTCACGAGTTCGGTTCTGTAGAAGTTTGCATCGGTCAGGTTGGCCTGATCGAGCCACGCTTTTGTGAGGTCAATTTCATTGAGGAAAGCTTCGGGTTCGGCAACCATCCCTGCTCCATCAGGGGTGAGTGTGGTGGACTGCTGCTTGCCTAATGACGGATTCAATGGGTCGATGTACTGCCATTCAAAAATGTCTGCGTATGTAGACGCTGAGGCGCACACAATCAGCAGTCCGGCGCAGGCGGTTTGGCGGGGGGTGATCATGTTGGTCTCCTCCGGAGTGAGGCGGGGCTAGCTGGTTACGACTCTTTATCTATTTTACTTGTGGGGGGGGGTAGACCAAGAGAAAAACGGGGTGGTTTGGCAAATAGTGTGGGGTAGGGGGTTGTTACGGGTGGGTGGTTGGCACGCGCCTGAAGGTGCGTGGAATCCCGAAGGAGGGTGTTTGGGATCCGGGGGCCGGCTTTGCCGGACCCCGGCCACCCGAGTGTTGTGGTTGCCGAATCATGCTGCGCGATGAGTCGGGCCACCCGGTGGTGGATCAGGGGGTGGGGGGTTGTGTGGTAACGGTGTAGACGTAGCCTTGGGTGGCGTGGTTGCCGGTGCCGGTGATGAGGGTGTTGGGGTTGATGGCGGCGAGGTTGCTGGCTCCGCCGGTGTTGTCTTTGGCGAGTTCGATCCATTCTTGCCATGTGTTGGCGTTGTCGGTGGAGATGAGCAGGACGTGTCGTGAGGGTTTTTGTCGTTGGTCGGTGGCGCTGAGGATGATGGCTTTCTGGTTGTTGAGTGTGAGGGTGGTGGTTTCGCCGAGGAAGCCTTTATTCCAGATCTGGTGTGCGGTGGTCCAGGTTTCGCCTTGGTCATCGGAGGCGTAGAGGGTGGCGATGCCGGAGGCGGTGACGAGGATGCGGTTGTTGGCGGTGAAGAAGTGCATGAGGTCGCGGGCGTCGGGGAAGTCGGCGGTTTGTCGCCAGGTGAGGCCGGCGTCGGTGGATTTGAAGATTTTGCCGGAGGCTTCGAAGCCGACTCCGGCAAGGACGACGCCTTGGCCGAGGCCGATGAGGCAGGTGACGTTTTGTCGTGGGAGGGCGTCGGAGAGGGGGATGTGGTCGAAGGTCTGGAAGCCGTCGGCGGAGCGGATGATGCTGATGCGGTTGTTTTCTGAGCGACGGAGTCCGGCGAGGATGGTGCCATCGTCGAGTTGGGTGAGTGCGACGGTGCGTGAGGCTTGTGGTCGAGCGACGACGGACCAGTTTTCGCCTTCGTCGGTGGATTTGAGGATGAGGGCGGGTTCGGAGGTGGTGGCGTAGAGGGTGTTGTCGTGGGCGCGGATGAAGTTGCGGATGTCAGCGGCGTCCCAGAGGTCGCCGGCGTCGGTGGTTTTGCGCCAGGTCACGCCGTGGTCGGTGGTTTTGTAGATGTCGGCGGTTTCTTCGGTGCCGATGAGGGCGATGCCTTGGGCGAGTTGGATGGAGGAGCGGACATTGGATTCGCCTGGGGGTGCAAAGGTGTGGGTGATGTGGGGTGTGGGTGTCGCGGCTGGCGTGGCGGTTGGTGTTGTATGCGGTGTGTTGCAGGCGGTGAGGGTGGCGATGAGGGCGAGTGCGGTGATGAGGTTGCGCATGGCTACTCCTGGGCATGGCGGGTGCAAGTGCTCAGGGTAGTGCGGGTTGGGTGTGAATTTAAGTGTTCATTAGGGTGTGTGGGGGCTTGGCGGCGTTGTGTGAGCAGCCAGTATTTAGTCGGCGATGAAGAGTTGGGCCCAGGCTTTTGGGCTGGCGACCTTGAGGAGTTGGTCGCGGAGGTGGGCGAGGGTTTGTTTGAAGGCGTTATTCTGCTTATCGATGTTGCTGTAGAGGCGGTCGAGTCGTTCTTCGGTGGTGGTGTCTTTGGTGCTTTTGATGGTGTGGCTGGTGTTTTCTTTTTCGATGATATCGAGGGTTTCATCGATGCCGGCGAGGAATGTGAGGATGGCGGTTTCGGCGGTGGTGTTGTCGATGTTATCGACGGTGCTCGTTTCGACGGCGCTGAGCGAGGTGTGTGCGTGTTGATGGGGGATGGGCGGGCTGATGGAGGAGCAGGCGGTGAGGGCGAGGGTGGTGATGACTAGAGTGATTTGGGGTTTCATGGTGGCCTCGATGAGTTTATCGGCGAGGCGGGGGTGTGGGTGTTAGCGGGGGGTTCTGCGGTTGAGGGTGAGGAGGCTGAGGGCGAGGAGGCTTAGAGAGGTGGGTTCGGGGATTTGGGAGCCGGTGAAGTAGAGGTTGGCGAGGTCCCAGACGTCTTGTCCGATTTCGGCGCCGATGATTCGGCCTGGGAGGTCGTCGGCGCGGACGTGGATTCCGCCGTAGAGACGGGAGAGTCCGGCTTCGTCGGCGGCGTCGAAGTAGGTGGCCCATTGGAGTTGGATGGGCTCGGAGGGTCCGTATTCAAAGAAGAGAGAGTTGGCGGCGGGGAAGTCGTAGGTGCCGAGTCCGCCGGGGAAGTAGTCGGAGTCGG
This Phycisphaeraceae bacterium DNA region includes the following protein-coding sequences:
- a CDS encoding sialidase family protein, which encodes MRNLITALALIATLTACNTPHTTPTATPAATPTPHITHTFAPPGESNVRSSIQLAQGIALIGTEETADIYKTTDHGVTWRKTTDAGDLWDAADIRNFIRAHDNTLYATTSEPALILKSTDEGENWSVVARPQASRTVALTQLDDGTILAGLRRSENNRISIIRSADGFQTFDHIPLSDALPRQNVTCLIGLGQGVVLAGVGFEASGKIFKSTDAGLTWRQTADFPDARDLMHFFTANNRILVTASGIATLYASDDQGETWTTAHQIWNKGFLGETTTLTLNNQKAIILSATDQRQKPSRHVLLISTDNANTWQEWIELAKDNTGGASNLAAINPNTLITGTGNHATQGYVYTVTTQPPTP
- a CDS encoding pentapeptide repeat-containing protein; amino-acid sequence: MITPRQTACAGLLIVCASASTYADIFEWQYIDPLNPSLGKQQSTTLTPDGAGMVAEPEAFLNEIDLTKAWLDQANLTDANFYRTELVNSTVRNAQLVRTYLVRANLTNTDFYGSDLTDARFDRANLTGANLTDTNVTHADFSQVTGLTYQMLQSTRSFQDGDLTGTILGSIKLHYWDFNNLNLTNAYFGASDLLGSTFAGSTIVGANFQRVSNFQFSTLQSTASYQNQNLTGIVLHLLDMPGWDFSNQNLANANLSNSDTTGANFDNADLSNTDFNNAKISAASMSGAIITGARFSNMQQNSLTQAMLQSTQSYQNTNLSSLNLDGNDLTGWDFSGQNLTDASLRAGSISSFQSVLTDANFSHANLTRADLGGSLRYEHAPRNNASFRNTNLTEVNFLRNDLTDADFTDAIIRGARFDHTVGFTVQMLESTSSYKVRDLQDVSFIAADLSDANLARQNLSRANFQIASLTNANLANADLDGVNLRDTIMQGTDLRGARNITREQLVRPDDWWNHPLVYPSNINNLIFPDGQIDGLTIDIDASLRIWDYQPDPSGQPVPITIVQQLTMLQGSTLRMVFEDNEWGSTINFEEPETHVSLNGTLSLEIDSSLTINDLLALNNTTFHLFDWTYANTSGWFDQITTNTPIGNFDITNLATSGTVVFTIDSLIPGDTNLDLTVDLTDLSNLAANFGQPATWAGGNFNGDNIVDLIDLSILATNFNTGNGLPIPTPASATVLALLTPALLRRHR
- a CDS encoding phosphoenolpyruvate carboxylase, whose product is MPDPAARQTFAGDRPLRRDIRLLTWLLREVIIDHEGRDLWTQILGLREQMTRRQDADDPSRSQERINKLITGLPTDRLIEVVRSLGLFFDLANLAEDRHRIRVLRQRAARGVVKGSIAASIMALRDRGLERDQIDPLIEALDVELVFTAHPTEAKRKTARRIIARLRNNLGRLDEPGLIRPARRRIIERLRLDLVCLWTTDTLRPRRPDVDDELGRALFAVRTVWNVVPEIHRHLERALDAERPVIDATGHRPVRSVLRFGNWIGGDRDGNPSVTVDVTAGTLLRLHRAAIQLHLKACQDLHLRLTLSRHRVGRTTPEGARLETAIARAAARWPRLRSRIGDVHDDELLRQWMTVVRYRLKRTTDSERGAYGSAQELAADLRLVERYLRSLGYDDLADAELRDWQVRVATFGLHLLRLDVRENSDSLRAAINELLKAERDAGVVRVAEGGGIETMSEAERIAYLTQPMTMDRVAAMQAATLSEPTHDLVESFRVLQRTARTRGEAPLGMQIISMTHEPSDALAMLYLSRLGAALDSGASGRLYPQPIVPLLETVDDLDHGPEILDQLLSNPAYLAHVEATGGEQVVMVGYSDSAKDGGYLSSNWSLHHAQQQLAEIADRHGIKLRVFHGRGGALGRGGGPAARAIASLPSSALRGRLRMTEQGEVLAERYDDPAVADRHLEQVLSATLLASAAHDQKIPAEWPGIVQRMSDASRGAYRELIEQEGFVAYFRSATPISAIEQMPIGSRPSRRTAQTTLSDLRAIPYTFAWTQSRQLLNAFFGFGSGYKALSDQEKDEVAEMYVRWPFFTALVDNAELALAKCDPEIARFYASLGESPDRNLSIWGMIRDEVAVSTEAVLGITGRGGLLEGTPWLQRMIRVRNPYVDALNFIQVDLLRRQRAVVAAGGDPTEETAENRDLQLAVRLSIQAIASGLRNTG